The following proteins are encoded in a genomic region of Pikeienuella piscinae:
- the dusA gene encoding tRNA dihydrouridine(20/20a) synthase DusA, with product MMDWTDRHCRYLHRLLCRRALLYTEMVTAAAVVHGPRERLLGYSEAEQPLALQLGGSEPELLAAAVRAALDFGYAEINLNVGCPSDRVRSGAFGACLMREPDLVARCVGAMIEAAAGRAEITVKCRIGVDDQDPERALPEFVDRVAGAGVRHFAVHARKAWLDGLSPKENREIPPLDYDLARRVMKARPELSFAINGGIGSLDAVEAFLVEGFDGAMIGRAAYQNPAGVLIDADRRLFGESRRVTPEAAVRAMLPYIEARLAQGDRLNQITRHMLTLFQGRPGARRWRRILSEGAHLDGAGPELVEAALSALEPARRAA from the coding sequence ATGATGGATTGGACCGACCGGCATTGCCGGTATCTTCACCGGCTGCTCTGCCGGCGGGCGTTGCTTTATACGGAGATGGTCACGGCGGCGGCGGTCGTTCATGGGCCGCGTGAGCGATTGCTGGGCTATTCGGAAGCCGAGCAGCCGCTTGCGCTGCAGCTGGGAGGTTCGGAGCCGGAGCTTCTGGCGGCGGCGGTGCGGGCGGCGCTGGATTTCGGTTACGCGGAGATCAACCTCAATGTCGGTTGCCCTTCCGATCGCGTTCGTTCGGGCGCATTCGGCGCGTGCCTGATGCGCGAGCCGGATCTCGTCGCGCGCTGCGTCGGGGCGATGATCGAAGCTGCGGCGGGGCGCGCCGAGATCACGGTGAAATGCCGGATCGGCGTGGACGATCAGGACCCGGAGCGCGCGCTCCCCGAATTTGTCGACCGGGTGGCGGGCGCCGGCGTCCGGCATTTCGCGGTCCATGCGCGCAAAGCCTGGCTCGACGGGTTGAGCCCGAAGGAGAACCGTGAGATTCCCCCGCTCGACTACGATCTGGCGAGGCGGGTGATGAAGGCGCGACCGGAACTGTCATTCGCCATCAATGGCGGGATCGGTTCGCTGGACGCGGTCGAAGCGTTTCTGGTTGAAGGGTTCGACGGGGCGATGATCGGGCGCGCCGCCTATCAGAATCCGGCTGGCGTCCTGATCGACGCCGACCGCAGGCTGTTCGGCGAGTCCCGGCGCGTGACGCCGGAAGCCGCAGTGCGCGCGATGCTGCCCTATATCGAGGCGCGGCTCGCGCAAGGCGACCGGCTGAACCAGATCACCAGGCATATGCTCACGCTCTTTCAGGGCCGGCCGGGCGCGCGGCGCTGGCGCCGAATCCTGTCCGAAGGCGCGCATCTGGACGGCGCAGGGCCGGAACTCGTCGAGGCGGCGCTCAGCGCCCTGGAGCCGGCCCGCAGGGCGGCCTGA
- a CDS encoding retropepsin-like aspartic protease family protein, translating into MLFWPLALIALIAIVIAQLSATFPDALRAEGSSEKLIYLALLLVFILAYGFRRREVRLGPMALMGVGWLAAFAALLVAYTYREEARMVFDRVRGEVSPTIAIARDDGEVELRKAWDGHFRAMALVNGARVGMLVDTGASVVLLSYEDAAAAGLDPEHLAFTQPVTTANGRSHVAPVILESVAIGAVGLSSVRAAVAEEGKLKSSLLGMSFLGRLQETSFRGDSLILRN; encoded by the coding sequence ATGCTTTTTTGGCCCCTCGCCCTGATCGCCCTGATCGCAATCGTCATCGCGCAGCTTTCCGCGACCTTCCCCGACGCGCTCCGCGCCGAGGGGTCGAGCGAGAAGCTGATCTATCTTGCACTCCTCCTGGTCTTCATCCTGGCCTACGGATTCCGGCGGCGGGAGGTCCGGCTCGGGCCGATGGCCCTGATGGGCGTCGGCTGGCTCGCGGCGTTCGCGGCGCTCCTCGTCGCCTACACCTATCGGGAGGAGGCGCGGATGGTCTTCGACCGGGTGCGGGGCGAAGTGAGCCCGACCATCGCCATCGCCCGCGACGACGGGGAAGTGGAGCTGCGCAAGGCGTGGGACGGGCATTTCCGCGCGATGGCGCTGGTGAACGGCGCGCGGGTCGGGATGTTGGTCGACACCGGCGCCTCGGTCGTCCTGCTTTCCTACGAGGATGCGGCGGCGGCCGGCCTGGACCCGGAGCATCTGGCCTTCACCCAGCCGGTGACCACCGCAAACGGCCGCAGCCACGTCGCCCCCGTGATCCTGGAGAGCGTCGCCATCGGCGCAGTCGGGCTGAGCAGTGTGCGCGCGGCGGTGGCCGAGGAAGGCAAGCTCAAGTCGTCGCTCCTCGGCATGAGTTTCCTCGGCCGGTTGCAGGAGACCAGCTTTCGCGGCGACAGCCTGATCCTGAGGAACTGA
- a CDS encoding sulfite exporter TauE/SafE family protein: MDQTIGELAVLVALLLVLGVVAGVLAGLLGVGGGIVIVPALFYVFIALDYPEATLMHVCVATSLATIVLTSMRSVASHNKKGAVDWPLLKSWAPYIAVGAVLGVIAADRLRSASLMIVFGVAAFVVALHMAFGRKNWRLGDAPPTGAARGGIATSVGFLSVLMGIGGGTFGVPLLTLFNLAVHRAVATAAGFGLIIAIPSTIGFIVSGWGEPLRPPFTLGYVSLPAFAIIVPMTVLCAPYGVKLAHSLNPRPLKLLFAFFLAVTALNMLRKALYG, from the coding sequence ATGGACCAGACCATCGGTGAACTCGCAGTGCTCGTCGCGCTGCTTCTTGTCCTTGGAGTCGTGGCTGGCGTCCTCGCGGGGCTTCTCGGCGTTGGCGGCGGGATCGTCATCGTGCCGGCGCTCTTCTATGTCTTCATCGCGCTTGACTATCCGGAGGCGACGCTGATGCATGTTTGCGTCGCGACATCGCTCGCGACGATCGTGCTGACCTCGATGCGCTCGGTCGCGTCGCATAACAAGAAAGGGGCGGTGGACTGGCCGCTCCTGAAATCTTGGGCGCCTTACATCGCCGTCGGTGCGGTACTCGGCGTGATCGCCGCCGATCGGCTGCGGAGCGCTTCATTGATGATCGTCTTTGGCGTCGCCGCCTTCGTCGTCGCGCTCCACATGGCGTTCGGTCGGAAGAACTGGCGCCTGGGCGACGCGCCGCCGACCGGCGCGGCGCGGGGCGGAATCGCGACGTCGGTCGGATTTCTTTCCGTCCTGATGGGGATTGGCGGGGGCACGTTCGGCGTGCCGCTTCTGACCCTCTTCAATCTTGCCGTGCATCGCGCGGTGGCGACGGCGGCGGGATTCGGTCTGATAATCGCCATCCCCTCGACGATCGGTTTCATCGTTTCGGGCTGGGGTGAGCCGCTGCGCCCGCCGTTTACGCTCGGTTATGTCAGTTTGCCGGCCTTCGCGATCATCGTGCCGATGACGGTGCTCTGCGCGCCCTATGGCGTGAAGCTGGCGCATTCGCTCAATCCGCGGCCGCTGAAGCTGCTTTTCGCGTTCTTCCTTGCGGTGACGGCGCTCAATATGCTGCGCAAGGCGCTCTATGGATGA
- a CDS encoding site-specific integrase, translating into MLPQTVTGYLTLLVATLKWGDRRGERLPAGIAENAMAIMWEDEILAKSEARTRRVSPAELGSILAKIAENPRQKIPVATIIAFAVFSSRRLGEICRLRWDDLRIDGSRILVRQMKHPRKKRTNDVWCALPPEALRIILSMPRVSEFIFPFNPRSVGAAFRRHRNRANVADLRFHDLRHEAITRQFEMEKTAPFVSKISGHASAACLERYEHVEKVGDRFASWVWLEAAIAGDLTLASKPASAIGRSR; encoded by the coding sequence ATGCTCCCGCAAACCGTGACGGGTTATCTCACCCTGCTTGTCGCCACACTGAAATGGGGGGATAGGCGCGGCGAACGCCTGCCCGCCGGCATCGCCGAGAACGCCATGGCGATCATGTGGGAGGATGAAATCCTTGCGAAATCCGAAGCCCGCACGCGCCGCGTCTCCCCCGCGGAGCTCGGGAGCATCCTCGCGAAAATCGCCGAGAACCCGAGACAGAAGATTCCAGTGGCTACGATCATCGCCTTCGCGGTTTTCTCATCCCGCCGGTTGGGTGAGATTTGTCGTTTGCGATGGGATGACCTGCGGATCGACGGATCCAGAATTCTTGTTCGGCAGATGAAGCATCCTCGGAAGAAACGAACCAATGACGTCTGGTGCGCGCTGCCGCCCGAGGCGTTGCGCATCATCCTGTCAATGCCGCGGGTTTCGGAGTTCATCTTCCCCTTCAACCCTCGCTCGGTTGGCGCAGCCTTCCGGCGGCATCGGAATCGCGCGAATGTGGCCGATCTTCGGTTCCATGATCTCAGACACGAGGCCATCACGAGGCAGTTCGAGATGGAGAAAACGGCGCCGTTCGTCAGCAAGATCTCGGGCCATGCATCCGCCGCATGCCTCGAGCGATACGAGCATGTCGAGAAAGTCGGAGATCGCTTCGCGAGCTGGGTATGGCTGGAGGCGGCCATCGCCGGCGATCTGACGCTCGCTTCCAAACCGGCTTCCGCGATCGGACGATCGCGTTGA
- a CDS encoding potassium channel family protein: protein MTDFLIFLSRFLRLLHFVRGALGALLLLLGVCALALMWAEGLPLGDALYLTAVTGLTIGYGDIAPASPLGRIACVTAGLIGVVFVGLVVAVATRALAQAVKDNSEGR from the coding sequence ATGACCGATTTCCTGATTTTCCTGAGCCGTTTCTTAAGGCTGCTGCATTTCGTGCGCGGCGCGCTCGGCGCGCTCCTGCTTCTCCTGGGCGTCTGCGCGCTGGCGCTGATGTGGGCGGAGGGCTTGCCCCTGGGCGACGCCCTATACCTTACCGCCGTGACCGGCTTGACGATCGGCTACGGCGACATCGCGCCGGCGTCGCCGCTCGGTCGGATTGCATGCGTCACGGCGGGCTTGATCGGCGTCGTCTTCGTGGGCCTCGTGGTCGCCGTGGCGACCCGGGCTCTGGCGCAGGCCGTCAAGGACAACAGCGAAGGCCGCTGA
- the ruvX gene encoding Holliday junction resolvase RuvX gives MVTDDIAVFAAALQPGRPLFGLDLGTKTIGVAISDTRLSVASPAEVIRRAKFSVDAAALLSLAEPRAATGFVLGLPRNMDGSEGPRCQSTRAFARNLSRLTSLPITFWDERLSTVAVERTLLEADQSRKRRGEVVDKMAAAFILQGALDRLSHLRAGA, from the coding sequence CTGGTGACCGACGACATCGCCGTATTCGCGGCGGCGCTCCAACCCGGGCGGCCGCTTTTCGGACTCGACCTCGGCACGAAAACCATCGGCGTCGCGATCTCCGACACGCGCCTCAGCGTCGCCAGCCCCGCCGAAGTGATTCGCCGGGCGAAGTTCAGCGTCGACGCGGCGGCGCTGCTTTCCCTCGCCGAGCCTCGCGCGGCGACCGGGTTCGTCCTCGGCCTGCCGCGCAACATGGACGGGTCCGAAGGGCCGCGCTGCCAGTCGACCCGCGCATTCGCGCGCAATCTCTCGCGGCTGACGTCGCTTCCGATCACCTTCTGGGACGAACGGCTTTCGACCGTCGCGGTCGAGCGGACGCTGCTGGAGGCGGATCAGTCCCGCAAACGCCGCGGCGAAGTCGTGGACAAGATGGCGGCGGCGTTCATCCTGCAGGGCGCGCTCGACCGCCTGAGCCACCTGCGGGCCGGCGCATGA
- a CDS encoding tetratricopeptide repeat protein — protein MQAEPFPSESEGASKDEVRAVLAQLLASKDFPATTKRRAMLRFVVEETLVGRARELKGFTIATAVYGRDHTFDPRTDPVVRLEARRLRHDLSSYYVGAGAGDLVRISIPKGAYVPVFERRAGAPLDEPEPETTMPEAAEEEVEAHVALRPRRTWPRLALVAAGVVAMVAAVGSLFLDRGAVDASSATGRGDLPAVAIGSIVAVSDNDRDHYLAFGISNQLANDLSRFSGIRVFFPTASRDLRDPGWDAEHAIRRPDISHVVTGTLRSDKENTEIAVQLTDTRSGEIIWSDSYRSSVDLFQNLGRQDNISARIASSLGEPYGAIMGVAESRMDEGVSVDVSSHECILSGYYYKRSFSPALYQPLYDCVQAALRNDPDYADAWAMRAWLRLDALRFGHIRSPDPDITLETAVEAGMKAIALEPENILGLNALSAINHYRGDFEEGERFARLALHSNPNNPYTLVQLGWRLAVRGDFAAGVPLIERAVALSLNPPGWYFHLLAIDRLMKGDGEAMRSIATSAVRDGSAFSQSLLAMACGLLEDRECAKRALAAMNEISPGLDPVGYAGSHQAADEILAAMTDALESAGWTSPGSVR, from the coding sequence ATGCAGGCCGAACCCTTTCCTTCGGAGAGCGAGGGCGCCTCCAAGGACGAGGTGCGGGCGGTGCTGGCCCAGCTGTTGGCCAGCAAGGACTTTCCCGCGACGACAAAGCGTCGTGCGATGCTTCGCTTCGTGGTTGAGGAAACCCTCGTCGGGCGCGCTCGCGAGCTCAAGGGGTTCACCATCGCTACCGCGGTTTACGGGCGGGACCACACCTTCGATCCAAGGACGGACCCGGTAGTGCGCCTCGAAGCGAGACGTCTACGCCACGACCTGAGCAGCTACTATGTCGGGGCCGGAGCCGGGGACCTGGTCCGGATCTCGATCCCCAAGGGCGCATACGTGCCGGTTTTCGAACGGCGCGCGGGGGCGCCGCTCGACGAACCGGAACCCGAGACGACCATGCCGGAGGCGGCCGAGGAGGAGGTCGAGGCGCATGTCGCTCTCCGGCCGCGACGGACCTGGCCGAGGCTCGCGCTGGTCGCTGCGGGCGTCGTTGCGATGGTCGCCGCCGTCGGCTCGCTCTTCCTCGATCGCGGAGCGGTCGACGCTTCGTCCGCGACGGGTCGGGGCGATCTGCCCGCCGTTGCGATCGGATCCATCGTGGCGGTCAGCGACAATGACAGGGACCACTACCTGGCGTTTGGGATTTCCAACCAGCTGGCCAACGATTTGAGCCGCTTCTCGGGGATTCGCGTGTTCTTCCCGACCGCCAGCCGGGATCTGCGCGATCCCGGCTGGGACGCGGAGCATGCGATCAGACGGCCGGACATATCCCACGTTGTCACCGGAACCCTGCGATCCGACAAGGAAAACACCGAGATCGCGGTTCAATTGACCGACACGCGTTCCGGCGAAATCATCTGGAGCGATTCATACCGGAGCAGCGTGGACCTGTTTCAGAATCTTGGGCGTCAAGACAATATCTCCGCTAGGATTGCATCCAGTCTTGGCGAGCCTTATGGCGCGATCATGGGCGTTGCTGAAAGTCGTATGGATGAAGGCGTTAGCGTCGACGTCTCGAGCCACGAATGCATATTGAGCGGATACTATTACAAGCGGAGCTTTTCGCCGGCCCTGTACCAGCCGCTATATGACTGCGTTCAGGCCGCTCTGCGGAATGATCCCGATTACGCGGACGCCTGGGCGATGCGGGCCTGGCTTCGGCTGGACGCCCTCAGGTTCGGCCACATCCGCTCGCCCGACCCGGACATCACGCTGGAGACCGCCGTCGAGGCGGGAATGAAAGCCATCGCTCTGGAGCCGGAAAACATTCTTGGTCTCAACGCGTTGTCAGCCATCAACCACTACCGGGGCGACTTCGAGGAAGGCGAACGCTTTGCACGGCTGGCGCTCCACAGCAATCCCAACAACCCATACACGCTCGTGCAACTGGGATGGAGACTGGCGGTGCGCGGCGATTTCGCAGCGGGGGTTCCGCTGATCGAACGCGCCGTCGCGCTGTCCCTCAACCCGCCCGGCTGGTACTTCCACTTGCTCGCGATCGACCGGCTGATGAAAGGCGACGGCGAGGCCATGAGGAGCATCGCGACAAGCGCCGTCCGCGACGGGTCGGCTTTCAGCCAATCGCTCCTCGCCATGGCTTGCGGCTTGCTGGAGGACAGGGAATGCGCCAAGCGGGCTCTGGCCGCCATGAACGAGATCAGTCCCGGGCTGGATCCCGTCGGTTACGCCGGCAGCCATCAGGCCGCGGATGAGATCCTGGCCGCGATGACGGACGCGCTCGAGTCCGCCGGGTGGACCAGCCCGGGCTCGGTCAGGTGA
- a CDS encoding DUF1289 domain-containing protein, which yields MSTPESRRVWRRDEVESPCRNICVIHPETGLCIGCYRTGAEIADWSRLTHEERRAVILELPTRAPQLTRRPRRGRAARLNDGG from the coding sequence ATGAGCACCCCTGAGTCCAGACGCGTCTGGCGCCGCGACGAGGTGGAGAGCCCGTGCCGGAACATCTGCGTGATCCATCCGGAAACCGGTCTCTGCATCGGCTGCTATCGCACGGGCGCGGAGATCGCCGACTGGTCGCGCCTTACGCACGAAGAGCGGCGTGCGGTGATCCTCGAGTTACCGACGCGCGCGCCGCAACTCACCCGCCGCCCGCGCCGGGGCCGCGCGGCGCGACTCAACGACGGGGGATAG